A DNA window from Fusarium fujikuroi IMI 58289 draft genome, chromosome FFUJ_chr11 contains the following coding sequences:
- a CDS encoding PEP5-like protein translates to MASDPEVSVAPTGDAKKSALPADDQRPPSIEYVENPDLEPTPKVAISTMLAVFFMGLTYVPAIATGFIMPTQILQQIGMALGDTENIAWIPGSWSIGSAVAFSIAGGLSDVFGRRYVLLSGQAIVLVGGIICAVSQTTLHIVAGTTLVGFGAGTIMVAYPGISELLPNKYRGIGLAWTEFCITIPWGSLAGLIATHLYLKASWRWCYYITIIYAAICLRTRWQQVKELDYIGLLLFATGLTVFLIGVTFLGATHRSMTLVATTISIGACIFIAAFVYDFTVPKKPLFPIKIFRMYREFTVYLVVLFVSGMIWQGVVTLGNQGTLFMFTNDIIEIGVISVPASMSGIIGGWIMPSLVHKLKHIRYQFVFALLMQTAFTASYAAVIPNNKTGWTLLPMFGQSCFTWVTVLSYVSSGLLVPQEELGVSAGLMGTFRSAGGSLGNAMFSTILTSIVNRDLGNNIAGAAIGAGYSPKDLPTLIPAVIQNAVGVPFAMAKVPNVTEPVLQATAAAFKNTYAKAFRTVFYSTIPLGVLAIIAACFIRDPSHLLNNHVAVQQEKEVVGKKKDIEMEPKIID, encoded by the exons ATGGCGTCCGACCCAGAGGTTTCTGTAGCGCCTACAGGCGATGCGAAGAAGTCAGCCCTGCCCGCAGATGACCAGCGACCCCCTTCAATTGAATATGTTGAAAACCCCGACCTCGAGCCGACGCCCAAAGTCGCCATTTCCACAATGTTGGCTGTTTTC TTCATGGGCCTGACCTACGTCCCCGCCATCGCGACCGGATTCATCATGCCTACTCAGATTCTTCAGCAGATCGGTATGGCTTTGGGAGACACTGAGAACATCGCTTGGATTCCGGGTAGTTGGTCCATTGGCTCTGCCGTTGCCTTCTCTATTGCTGGTGGTTTGAGTGACGTGTTTGGTCGCCGATATGTACTATTGAGCGGTCAGGCTATCGTCCTGGTTGGTGGT ATTATTTGTGCTGTTTCCCAGACCACTCTACACATCGTTGCTGGAACTACTTTGGTAGGCTTTGGCGCTGGCACCATTATGGTCGCATATCCTGGAATCAGCGAGCTTCTGCCCAACAAATATAG AGGTATTGGCTTGGCGTGGACCGAGTTCTGCATCACTATTCCTTGGGGTTCGTTGGCCGGCCTTATCGCTACCCATCTGTATCTCAAGGCgagctggagatggtgcTATTATATCACCATAATCTACGCTGCTATCTGTCTG AGGACCCGCTGGCAGCAAGTCAAGGAGCTCGACTACATCGGACTTCTCCTCTTTGCTACTGGCCTTACCGTATTCCTGATCGGCGTCACCTTCCTCGGTGCTACCCATAGGTCTATGACACTCGTTGCAACAACTATCTCGATTGGTGCCTGTATCTTCATCGCAGCCTTCGTCTACGACTTCACCGTTCCGAAGAAGCCACTTTTCCCCATCAAGATCTTTCGCATGTACCGAGAATTCACTGTGTATCTTGTGGTACTCTTCGTGTCTGGCATGATCTGGCAGGGAGTTGTCACGCTCGGCAACCAGGGCACTCTGTTCATGTTCACTAACGATATTATCGAAATCGGTGTCATCTCGGTTCCCGCGAGTATGTCCGGCATTATTGGAGGTTGGATCATGCCTAGTCTTGTTCACAAGCTCAAGCACATCCGGTATCAGTTTGTTTTCGCCCTTCTGATGCAGACTGCCTTCACCGCATCGTACGCCGCCGTGATTCCCAACAACAAGACTGGTTGGACTCTCCTACCCATGTTCGGCCAGTCCTGCTTCACCTGGGTTACAGTGTTGTCCTATGTCTCTTCCGGTCTCTTGGTTCCTCAAGAGGAGCTCGGAGTCTCGGCCGGTCTGATGGGTACATTCCGTAGCGCTGGCGGATCGCTTGGTAACGCTATGTTCAGCACGATTTTGACCTCCATCGTCAACCGCGACCTGGGCAATAACATCGCTGGGGCTGCCATCGGTGCGGGTTACTCACCCAAAGACTTGCCTACCTTGATCCCAGCTGTCATCCAGAATGCTGTTGGCGTCCCTTTTGCCATGGCCAAGGTCCCCAACGTAACAGAGCCAGTTCTCCAAGCCACAGCTGCGGCATTCAAAAACACATACGCCAAGGCATTCAGAACCGTGTTTTACTCGACAATTCCACTGGGAGTATTGGCCATCATCGCGGCCTGCTTCATCCGTGATCCAAGTCACTTGCTTAACAACCATGTGGCTGTCCAACAAGAGAAGGAAGTcgttggaaagaagaaggatatcgaAATGGAGCCCAAGATCATTGACTAA
- a CDS encoding related to triacylglycerol lipase, which translates to MADFRTNAQLVKGSPPWTRRIVYNVQIRAIQATLTTIDWLGSFSKTSANAPNIVKTYNVRDHLPVRVFIPSSYEAGSSKPLPTLFTIHGGGFCIGSSQDDDAWNRSFSDTHSVLVIALNYSKAPAAPFPTGLDDLVSLYHAALDDESLPIDKANGGRVAVCGFSAGGNLSLGLSQRLFQSDHCTCRPRAAISVYGALDLSRSPEAKISTRQYKTDASLGSPRTSARDLLLNMAPLFDWSYLPDGQDLRDPLVSPGPCADPDDLPPHVFIIASELDMLAKESLECATRLARARGGSGISDTDSEIGRCGRSEPGKPGELELEDKRFAWQETFPGGSVRWLLVPDVLHGFDSLPMRERAGEKETVKDAELKTEAYCNLLGDWLLNTVFGD; encoded by the exons ATGGCCGATTTTCGCACTAACGCCCAGTTGGTAAAGGGGAGCCCGCCCTGGACGCGCCGCATCGTATACAATGTCCAAATCCGGGCAATACAAGCGACTCTGACAACCATCGACTGGTTGGGTTCATTTAGCAAAACTTCAGCCAACGCGCCCAATATTGTCAAGACTTACAATGTGAGAGATCATTTGCCTGTGCG CGTTTTTATTCCTTCTTCCTATGAAGCCGGTTCATCCAAGCCCCTCCCAACATTGTTTACTATTCATGGTGGTGGATTTTGCATAGGCTCCTCTCAGGATGATGACGCCTGGAACCGTTCCTTTTCCGACACTCACTCCGTGCTTGTTATTGCATTGAACTATAGCAAAGCCCCAGCAGCTCCCTTCCCCACTGGCTTAGACGATCTTGTCTCGCTGTACCACGCCGCTTTGGATGATGAGTCTCTCCCTATTGACAAAGCAAACGGTGGCCGTGTCGCTGTCTGTGGGTTCAGTGCAGGCGGCAATCTGAGCCTGGGCTTGTCTCAGCGCCTGTTCCAATCTGACCATTGCACTTGTCGTCCTCGTGCAGCCATCTCTGTCTACGGCGCACTTGATTTAAGCCGCTCTCCAGAGGCAAAAATTAGTACGCGTCAGTATAAAACGGATGCTAGTCTCGGCTCCCCGCGCACGTCCGCACgcgatctcctcctcaacatggCCCCGCTGTTCGATTGGAGTTATCTGCCCGATGGACAGGACCTGCGAGATCCTCTCGTGAGTCCTGGCCCGTGCGCTGATCCAGATGATCTCCCTCCCCATGTTTTCATCATCGCATCGGAATTGGACATGTTAGCAAAGGAGAGTTTGGAGTGCGCAACCCGCCTGGCCCGGGCAAGAGGAGGCTCCGGAATATCGGACACTGATTCCGAGATAGGTCGCTGCGGGCGTTCAGAGCCTGGAAAACCTGGGGAGCTGGAGTTGGAAGATAAGCGATTCGCATGGCAGGAAACCTTCCCTGGCGGCAGCGTCAGATGGCTCCTGGTGCCAGATGTCCTGCATGGTTTTGATAGTCTTCCCATGCGTGAAAGGGCTGGAGAGAAAGAGACGGTAAAGGATGCAGAGCTCAAGACAGAAGCATATTGCAACCTGTTAGGTGACTGGCTTCTTAACACTGTCTTCGGTGATTGA